One genomic window of Kosmotoga olearia TBF 19.5.1 includes the following:
- a CDS encoding DUF7670 domain-containing protein, which yields MEQTSMILRIAKIWSVISMGFILVFMVGYGLDPNEPLPTPREWFELGLFPIGVLVGMILSWKHAGAGALISIVCLVSFYFVEYAFKGRFPGGPYFLIVTAPAFFFLAYSTMTHKQS from the coding sequence ATGGAACAAACAAGCATGATTTTGCGTATTGCGAAAATCTGGAGTGTCATAAGCATGGGATTTATTCTGGTTTTCATGGTTGGATATGGATTAGATCCGAACGAACCGCTTCCAACTCCAAGAGAATGGTTTGAACTTGGTTTATTCCCAATAGGTGTACTTGTTGGAATGATTCTTTCCTGGAAACATGCTGGTGCAGGGGCTCTTATTTCTATTGTGTGTCTTGTTTCATTTTACTTTGTGGAATATGCTTTTAAAGGTAGATTCCCCGGCGGTCCCTATTTCTTGATTGTGACAGCACCAGCTTTCTTTTTTCTCGCATATTCAACAATGACTCACAAACAATCTTAG
- a CDS encoding UPF0158 family protein: protein MKKLPVDVGLVGDLMAFHSSFGFEEYKYLDTETGEVIHFCDDMIPPDIFNVEKEELMEMLKDKDEVTREIALKAFEIAWEDESGRYKKIPELSSRLVYKKMEEFVYNIEDERLRTKVLYTIKGKGAFARFRAFLDLHEEYRQAWLKFRDEFQREFAIEWLNSIGIDPIDKIQK, encoded by the coding sequence ATGAAGAAATTACCTGTAGATGTGGGGCTTGTTGGTGATTTAATGGCATTTCACAGCTCTTTTGGTTTCGAAGAATACAAATACCTTGATACTGAAACAGGTGAAGTAATCCACTTTTGCGACGATATGATACCACCTGACATTTTTAATGTAGAAAAAGAAGAGCTGATGGAAATGCTAAAGGATAAAGACGAAGTAACCAGAGAAATTGCTTTAAAAGCGTTCGAAATAGCATGGGAAGATGAATCCGGAAGGTATAAGAAAATTCCCGAATTATCCTCAAGACTTGTTTATAAAAAGATGGAGGAATTTGTGTACAACATTGAAGATGAAAGACTAAGAACCAAAGTGCTGTACACAATAAAAGGGAAAGGCGCCTTCGCAAGATTCAGAGCATTCTTAGACCTACATGAAGAATATAGACAAGCATGGCTTAAGTTCAGAGATGAATTCCAAAGAGAATTTGCAATAGAATGGCTTAATTCCATAGGTATTGATCCGATAGACAAAATACAAAAGTGA
- a CDS encoding nitrilase-related carbon-nitrogen hydrolase, which produces MKLLRRFFEKKLTLKRALRVLDGIHPTLVRKISFRVSCVQRSIKGLRRIDDYVLDLHRFVREAAGSGSALIVFPEYNMFDLFMLIPGFKILNMLMRKTPEGNEERKENEKGVSPLIYEAFLAISEPARRLLEGVMVKLAEMYGIYIYTGSYFLEENGKLFNAGTLISDSGEILGRQKKLHLTDFEEAMGLSRGNELHIFESPIGRLAMPVCMDATYFETFYIAAKKEADVVILPIANAEEYDVYKALRGIWGRVQETYLYGVKASLNGWFGGMHFTGRAGIFAPIEMTERKNGVVAISPKYEGDLLITADLDIEALEMARKNAEFYGDTNVGFEERYMKRLRRCAGIR; this is translated from the coding sequence TTGAAACTCCTGCGCAGATTTTTTGAGAAGAAACTGACCTTAAAACGCGCTCTGCGAGTGCTAGACGGGATCCATCCCACGTTGGTAAGGAAGATCTCGTTCAGGGTCTCGTGCGTCCAAAGAAGTATAAAAGGGTTGCGAAGAATAGATGATTATGTGTTGGATCTCCACCGCTTTGTCAGGGAAGCTGCGGGCTCCGGTAGTGCTCTGATTGTCTTTCCCGAATATAATATGTTTGACCTTTTCATGCTCATTCCCGGATTTAAGATATTGAACATGCTCATGAGAAAAACTCCCGAAGGAAATGAAGAGAGAAAAGAAAATGAAAAAGGAGTGAGTCCTCTCATTTATGAAGCCTTCCTCGCCATATCTGAACCGGCCCGGAGACTCCTAGAAGGTGTAATGGTGAAACTTGCAGAGATGTACGGCATATATATCTACACGGGAAGTTATTTTTTGGAGGAAAATGGTAAGCTGTTCAATGCAGGAACACTGATTTCGGACAGCGGTGAAATTCTCGGGCGTCAGAAGAAGCTTCACCTGACCGATTTCGAAGAGGCAATGGGATTAAGCAGAGGCAATGAACTTCACATTTTTGAATCTCCTATCGGCAGGCTGGCAATGCCTGTATGTATGGATGCTACGTATTTCGAAACTTTCTATATTGCAGCGAAAAAAGAGGCAGATGTAGTTATACTTCCCATTGCAAACGCCGAAGAATACGACGTTTATAAGGCATTGAGAGGAATATGGGGACGCGTTCAGGAAACATATCTCTACGGTGTGAAGGCTTCTTTGAACGGATGGTTTGGCGGGATGCACTTTACGGGAAGAGCAGGCATCTTTGCGCCGATTGAGATGACAGAAAGAAAAAATGGAGTTGTTGCTATCTCCCCAAAATATGAGGGTGATTTACTAATAACCGCTGATTTAGATATAGAAGCTTTGGAAATGGCAAGAAAAAACGCGGAATTTTACGGTGATACAAATGTAGGATTTGAGGAGAGATATATGAAGCGGCTGCGTCGCTGTGCCGGGATTCGCTGA
- a CDS encoding carbon-nitrogen hydrolase family protein, producing MVSCVVEDDIKCKKDAELFMEKCLQRSQGATLVVMPALIGFYFDDFLSTAAHLSKSYDDMYICFGSCMEDGKHASFIMKNGEIVLKQYQIYLSSWEREIGFSRGNDLEIVEINGFKVAIVLSTDAFYPQVPRYAALKGVDLVLTPMAIRKEVFRVPLQASGMWMNVQMNLFFAAESGFKGEWNRMKFHSLSAIHAPLEITERGTGLLAIEKGDGAILDVSLDGLDSEKAKRVFDPLRQLNTDFYLREELF from the coding sequence GTGGTCTCATGTGTGGTTGAAGATGATATAAAGTGCAAAAAGGATGCAGAGCTATTTATGGAAAAATGTTTGCAACGCTCACAGGGTGCAACGCTAGTTGTTATGCCGGCGCTTATAGGTTTTTACTTCGATGATTTTCTTTCTACCGCTGCACACCTCTCTAAAAGTTATGATGATATGTATATATGTTTTGGAAGCTGCATGGAAGACGGAAAACATGCGTCCTTTATTATGAAGAATGGGGAGATTGTTCTGAAGCAGTACCAGATATATCTGTCTTCCTGGGAGCGTGAGATAGGGTTTTCACGAGGAAACGATCTTGAGATCGTTGAAATAAATGGTTTTAAGGTAGCCATCGTACTTTCAACAGACGCGTTTTACCCTCAGGTACCCCGATACGCTGCTCTCAAGGGTGTGGATCTTGTGCTCACACCTATGGCAATAAGGAAAGAGGTTTTTCGTGTTCCACTACAGGCTTCAGGAATGTGGATGAACGTACAGATGAATTTGTTCTTTGCTGCTGAAAGCGGGTTCAAGGGGGAGTGGAACAGGATGAAATTCCACAGCCTCTCCGCAATCCATGCCCCACTTGAAATAACAGAGAGAGGAACTGGTCTTCTCGCTATCGAAAAGGGAGATGGTGCTATCCTTGATGTTTCGCTTGATGGGCTCGACAGTGAAAAAGCAAAAAGGGTATTTGATCCCCTCAGGCAATTGAATACTGATTTTTATCTGAGGGAGGAATTGTTTTGA
- a CDS encoding MFS transporter, which yields MNKWWSVIFLSILLIFLNADQMVMAPNIGAIEEEFDVNDALIGLVASTFTVLGAVISLVWGFLADKYNRKKIFIYSILIGEIPCVMSAFSGSFGELFLWRTLTGIGVGASFPIAFSFVSDMFGKDERGKVAAVLGLSISIGNILGMIFGGYFGAAYGWRIPFLMVSLPNIVLAGLGFFILKEPPRGAMEKGIGDLVQMGYAYPKGVKLSDYLDLFRIKTNLLLFFQGIAGTIPWGAIPYFMVEYFKREMGFSASQATTIFLIFGAGNIVGMLIGGWLGQKLYNKSPRLVPVASGITTILGAILTIFVFSENIIAGSFILVSSIGFVAALFDSYTGPNVKMMLMNVNEPQSRGRIFSIFNLTDSLGTGIGKLVGGTLSVSLGSLAIAMKVSSAFWFICGAIILVLAFFFEKDISSLDEKMEKLKEQMKSRKA from the coding sequence ATGAACAAGTGGTGGAGTGTTATTTTTCTATCTATTCTTCTTATTTTTCTCAATGCTGATCAAATGGTTATGGCACCAAATATTGGTGCCATAGAAGAGGAATTCGACGTCAACGACGCCCTAATCGGGCTTGTCGCTTCTACTTTTACCGTTCTCGGAGCTGTTATCAGTTTGGTCTGGGGATTTCTAGCAGATAAATACAACAGAAAGAAGATTTTTATATACTCCATTCTTATCGGTGAGATTCCATGTGTTATGTCCGCGTTTTCCGGGAGCTTCGGCGAGCTCTTTTTGTGGCGTACGCTTACCGGTATAGGGGTGGGTGCATCTTTTCCAATTGCGTTTTCCTTTGTTAGCGATATGTTTGGTAAAGATGAAAGAGGAAAGGTTGCTGCCGTACTTGGACTTTCAATTTCCATCGGTAATATCCTGGGAATGATCTTCGGAGGTTATTTTGGTGCTGCATATGGTTGGCGGATACCCTTTCTTATGGTCTCGCTTCCCAACATCGTACTAGCAGGCCTTGGATTCTTTATTCTCAAGGAACCACCACGGGGCGCGATGGAAAAAGGAATCGGGGATCTCGTGCAAATGGGGTATGCCTATCCAAAAGGTGTCAAACTTTCAGATTATTTAGATCTCTTCAGGATTAAAACAAACCTCTTGCTCTTCTTCCAGGGGATCGCCGGAACGATACCATGGGGTGCTATTCCGTATTTTATGGTGGAGTATTTCAAAAGGGAAATGGGGTTTTCCGCCTCGCAAGCCACTACCATTTTTCTTATATTCGGTGCAGGAAATATCGTTGGAATGTTAATCGGAGGCTGGTTGGGGCAAAAACTGTACAATAAATCACCAAGGCTTGTTCCTGTAGCATCAGGGATTACAACAATTTTAGGTGCAATTTTGACGATTTTCGTTTTCTCGGAAAACATTATAGCTGGATCATTCATACTCGTTTCGTCCATTGGTTTTGTTGCTGCCCTCTTCGATAGCTACACTGGTCCAAACGTAAAGATGATGCTCATGAATGTGAATGAACCACAGAGTAGAGGGAGGATTTTCTCCATATTCAATCTCACGGATTCTCTGGGAACCGGTATTGGTAAGCTCGTGGGTGGTACGCTTTCTGTCTCTCTGGGAAGTCTAGCAATAGCCATGAAGGTTTCCAGCGCGTTCTGGTTCATCTGTGGTGCGATTATATTGGTACTCGCTTTCTTTTTTGAAAAGGATATTTCCTCTCTCGACGAGAAGATGGAAAAACTGAAAGAGCAAATGAAAAGCAGAAAAGCTTGA
- a CDS encoding SHOCT domain-containing protein, producing MHGWYWWGWPSWGSWFGSFGWIGMIFSSVLFVLIIAVTVFALKKLLSDNRYNSSYVKRSSNRALEILKERYAKGEIDEEEFLRMKKNLES from the coding sequence ATGCATGGTTGGTATTGGTGGGGATGGCCAAGCTGGGGAAGTTGGTTTGGCAGTTTTGGATGGATCGGAATGATTTTTTCATCTGTGCTTTTCGTTCTAATAATCGCGGTTACGGTATTTGCACTTAAAAAGTTGCTATCGGACAATCGATACAACAGTAGTTATGTAAAGCGCTCCTCCAACAGAGCTCTGGAAATACTAAAGGAAAGATATGCAAAAGGCGAGATCGACGAGGAAGAGTTCCTAAGAATGAAAAAGAACCTTGAAAGTTAA
- a CDS encoding SHOCT domain-containing protein, whose protein sequence is MMFFGWLFFIIVLVLLIRPDYFRKLPGNSNGESEYEAGAIEILKERYAKGEIGEEEYLDKLKKLRGGN, encoded by the coding sequence ATGATGTTTTTTGGATGGTTATTTTTCATAATAGTACTGGTTCTTCTTATAAGGCCAGATTATTTCAGAAAACTACCGGGAAATAGCAATGGAGAATCTGAATATGAAGCAGGCGCTATTGAAATATTGAAGGAACGGTACGCAAAAGGCGAAATCGGTGAGGAAGAATACCTTGATAAATTAAAAAAACTAAGAGGAGGTAATTAA
- a CDS encoding DUF3147 family protein, with protein MSTVLYSVIKILITAVLVFFISEVAKRYSLVAGVLASLPLTSILAMIWLYIEKRDTELISTLSHDIFLMVIPSLIFFIAMPIFLKWMKNFYFSLLISGVLTSSAYALWFLMLKRIRK; from the coding sequence ATGAGTACTGTATTGTATTCTGTGATCAAGATACTGATAACAGCTGTCCTGGTTTTTTTTATTTCTGAAGTTGCGAAAAGGTATTCTTTGGTAGCTGGTGTATTAGCTTCTTTGCCCTTAACTTCAATATTGGCAATGATCTGGCTTTATATTGAAAAGCGCGACACAGAACTCATCTCAACTCTCTCTCACGACATCTTTCTTATGGTTATTCCTTCGCTGATATTTTTCATCGCTATGCCAATATTTCTCAAATGGATGAAAAATTTCTATTTTAGTCTTTTGATTTCAGGCGTGCTTACCTCAAGCGCTTACGCCCTTTGGTTTCTTATGCTCAAAAGAATCAGGAAATAA